The following proteins come from a genomic window of Chanos chanos chromosome 15, fChaCha1.1, whole genome shotgun sequence:
- the LOC115828905 gene encoding cornifelin-like: MATTVVVQQQPQKASAHLSAWSSGLFDCCQDMPSCCYAYWCCPCFACSTTGEFGESTCLPLLDIFGPGLLASCGVIVCVPPVTLSMRVAVRYKYEIGGSLCEDIMASCCCILCSWCQMAREIKERKKPITIVTTQPVILSPQVVTSTQMNTTTQQAYGMTVNQQVPVMTTSPRGTATAPPEIITTPPPYAPSAGALPSAPPS, translated from the exons AGCAGCCTCAGAAAGCCAGCGCTCACCTATCTGCGTGGAGCTctggtctgtttgactgttgtcAAGACATGCCGTCCT GCTGCTATGCCTATTGGTGCTGTCCTTGTTTTGCCTGCTCCACCACAGGGGAATTTGGAGAGAGTACCTGCTTGCCTCTCCTTGACATCTTTGGACCAGGCCTGTTGGCATCTTGTGGTGTGATTGTCTGCGTACCTCCTGTAACTCTATCAATGAGGGTTGCTGTGCGGTACAAATATGAAATTGGG GGGAGCCTCTGTGAGGACATCATGGCATCCTGCTGCTGCATTTTATGCTCTTGGTGTCAGATGGCTCGAGAAATTAAGGAACGGAAAAAACCTATCACCATCGTTACCACCCAGCCAGTAATACTCAGTCCACAGGTTGTGACCTCCACCCAGATGAACACTACGACTCAGCAGGCTTATGGAATGACAGTCAACCAACAGGTTCCAGTCATGACGACTTCACCAAGGGGCACAGCCACAGCACCTCCAGAGATCATAACCACACCACCTCCTTATGCTCCTTCAGCTGGTGCCCTCCCATCTGCTCCACCTTCTTAA